A window from Nitrospinaceae bacterium encodes these proteins:
- a CDS encoding cobalt transporter gives MLRRIIFTAALSGLLGGLLLSAIQTVRIYPIIHEAETYETAASPGKTHEPVETAYGGMVRVALSAIANVVAAIGFALLLTAAISLHGGANFRRGLLWGIGGYAAFSLAPALGLPPEIPGTYAAPVPARQIWWVMTVALTAGGLALAAFARDWKWKALGAVLITLPHLIGAPRPANPGGLAPEALGHQFALAALAASGIFWLALGGLSGYFFTRLEEV, from the coding sequence ATGCTCCGGCGTATCATCTTCACGGCGGCGCTCTCGGGCCTCCTCGGAGGGCTACTGCTCTCCGCGATCCAGACGGTTCGCATCTACCCGATCATCCACGAGGCGGAAACCTACGAGACCGCCGCCTCGCCCGGCAAAACCCATGAACCAGTAGAGACCGCTTACGGCGGAATGGTGCGGGTGGCCCTGTCGGCCATCGCCAATGTCGTCGCCGCAATCGGCTTCGCGCTCCTCCTCACCGCAGCGATCTCGCTTCACGGCGGCGCGAATTTCCGCCGCGGCCTCCTCTGGGGCATCGGCGGCTACGCCGCCTTCAGCCTGGCACCCGCGCTGGGCCTTCCCCCCGAGATTCCGGGCACCTACGCCGCCCCCGTTCCGGCCCGGCAGATCTGGTGGGTGATGACCGTGGCCCTGACAGCGGGCGGCCTCGCGCTCGCCGCTTTCGCCCGGGACTGGAAATGGAAGGCTCTCGGCGCGGTTCTCATCACCCTTCCCCACCTCATCGGCGCGCCCCGGCCCGCCAACCCCGGCGGCCTCGCCCCCGAGGCGCTCGGGCATCAGTTCGCCCTCGCCGCCCTCGCCGCATCGGGCATTTTCTGGCTCGCCCTGGGCGGACTCTCGGGCTACTTCTTCACCCGCTTAGAGGAGGTCTAA
- a CDS encoding DMT family transporter, whose amino-acid sequence MDWIRFVGLGELMAISSALIFALGQGCIRQGMRTASPFLSALIINVMVSLGGIAVSLYRGTLQDATLIPLLWFVAMGIAGPGIGRISHLIGITKMGLNRSVTISSATPIWATLIAIVVLGETPGLSVLIGTVFIVSGVWLLSIREDESQSFRAWFRGALIFPLIASVAYAVAPIFVKLAFAYQKTPGVALAVGFAAGNVLLIAGKPLLPKWKVEQPLRRDVLWLITAGGINIMTAFLLTTAFVLAPISTTLPLSRTAPIWVLLVSYLFLGQLERITWRTVVAAVMVVMGGVLITAFRT is encoded by the coding sequence ATGGATTGGATTCGTTTCGTAGGGCTCGGGGAGTTGATGGCCATCAGCTCCGCTCTCATTTTCGCTTTAGGCCAAGGGTGTATTCGCCAGGGTATGCGAACAGCCTCCCCTTTCTTATCCGCGCTAATTATCAACGTGATGGTCAGTCTGGGGGGGATCGCCGTTTCCCTTTATCGGGGTACTCTTCAAGATGCCACTCTTATCCCGCTCCTGTGGTTTGTTGCCATGGGTATCGCCGGCCCCGGTATAGGTCGAATCTCCCACCTCATTGGCATAACGAAAATGGGGCTGAATCGCTCGGTAACCATCTCATCTGCGACACCCATTTGGGCGACACTCATTGCCATCGTCGTCCTCGGTGAAACGCCGGGCCTCTCGGTGCTCATCGGTACGGTGTTCATCGTGAGCGGGGTGTGGCTGCTAAGTATTCGGGAGGATGAATCTCAATCGTTTAGAGCTTGGTTCCGAGGAGCTCTGATCTTCCCCCTTATTGCTTCGGTGGCCTACGCCGTGGCACCTATATTCGTCAAGCTTGCCTTCGCATACCAAAAAACGCCGGGTGTTGCTTTGGCTGTGGGATTTGCGGCGGGAAATGTGCTGCTCATCGCTGGCAAGCCCCTTCTTCCTAAATGGAAAGTCGAACAGCCCCTCCGTCGGGACGTCTTGTGGCTCATCACCGCCGGAGGCATCAACATCATGACCGCTTTCCTCTTGACCACTGCCTTCGTACTTGCCCCCATTTCCACCACTTTGCCCCTTAGCCGCACCGCTCCTATCTGGGTGCTTCTCGTCAGTTACCTTTTTCTGGGGCAGCTTGAGCGGATTACGTGGCGCACTGTTGTGGCCGCAGTCATGGTCGTAATGGGCGGAGTTCTCATCACCGCTTTCAGGACATGA
- a CDS encoding hybrid sensor histidine kinase/response regulator yields the protein MSEGMSKILIVDDMRTNINILKSVLGSGHEIYTASTGSEALWSAEVEQPDLILLDVDMPDMDGYEVCEMLKSHPGTRDIPVIFVTGMDKEEDEEKGLKCGAIDYLTKPINPFVVLSRVKNHLELKMARDSMKELSDMKDKLFSIIAHDLRSPFTTLIGLTEMMVNLGDAITPEQSSDFISRINDSAKRTFALLENLLEWARLQMDQVKFEPKELRLKEVAQKTVDLLSPVAQGKGLVIENLVPEGLTAYADENMLDIVIRNLTNNAIKFSNEGGKITIGGHLGGKLGSIEANLTVSDLGVGMTPEQMGKIFGLSKENTTLGTKGEKGTGLGLLMCKELVEKNRGKIKVESEIERGSTFSVALQQSSGSDARAS from the coding sequence GTGTCCGAGGGCATGAGTAAAATTTTGATTGTTGATGACATGAGGACGAATATTAATATTCTCAAGTCTGTTCTCGGTTCGGGACACGAGATATATACGGCTTCAACCGGCTCCGAGGCGCTCTGGTCTGCCGAGGTGGAGCAGCCCGACCTTATTCTTCTTGATGTGGACATGCCCGATATGGATGGCTACGAGGTTTGTGAAATGCTTAAATCTCATCCGGGTACCCGGGACATTCCCGTTATTTTTGTTACTGGTATGGACAAAGAGGAAGACGAGGAGAAAGGACTCAAATGCGGGGCCATAGATTACCTCACTAAACCCATCAATCCTTTTGTCGTGTTATCCCGTGTCAAGAACCATCTTGAACTCAAGATGGCGAGGGATTCGATGAAAGAGTTGTCTGACATGAAGGACAAGCTGTTCTCGATAATCGCACATGATCTTAGAAGTCCATTTACAACACTCATCGGCCTGACTGAGATGATGGTGAATCTGGGCGATGCCATAACGCCAGAGCAGTCAAGCGATTTTATATCCAGGATAAACGATTCAGCGAAGCGGACTTTTGCGCTCCTGGAAAATCTTCTGGAGTGGGCCCGACTTCAGATGGATCAGGTGAAATTCGAGCCCAAGGAATTGCGCCTTAAGGAAGTTGCCCAAAAAACGGTGGATTTATTGAGCCCTGTTGCGCAAGGAAAGGGATTGGTTATTGAAAATCTGGTTCCCGAAGGGCTCACCGCCTACGCCGATGAAAACATGCTCGACATCGTTATCCGAAACTTGACGAACAATGCCATAAAATTTTCGAATGAAGGCGGAAAAATTACCATAGGCGGCCATTTGGGTGGAAAGCTTGGGAGCATCGAGGCTAACCTTACCGTTTCGGACTTGGGTGTCGGTATGACGCCGGAGCAAATGGGAAAAATCTTTGGATTGTCAAAGGAAAATACGACACTCGGAACCAAAGGCGAGAAAGGAACCGGACTCGGCCTTTTGATGTGCAAGGAACTTGTTGAGAAAAATAGAGGGAAAATCAAAGTTGAGAGCGAGATTGAAAGAGGCTCAACATTTTCGGTAGCGCTTCAACAGTCTTCCGGTAGTGATGCCCGCGCATCATAG
- a CDS encoding amidohydrolase: protein MTHPVRVAAEKIHPWLIETRRKIHMNPEMAFEEHETSRLVAESMAEWGLDVKPGIAQTGVAGLLDTGRPGPTIGIRADMDALPVQEENEVPYKSKIDGKMHACGHDGHTTMLLGVARVLAENPALLDGVGGRVKFIFQPAEEGRAGGRMMVEEGILEDPRVDLVLAAHVYPEMPLGTIGTHVGPTMGSGDKFFITLRGLSSHAAYPQNSRDPILAAGHVITALQSVVSRNVNPFDSAVVSVTQMEAGVAINIVPEEVQLRGTIRTITPEARELVKARVREVAVGVASGFGVEAEVEIQAGYPSLSNHAGATALVEKAGGEILGPENVLPAPLSLGSEDFAYIAQLRPAAMFRLGIRNEERGIVNGLHNNHFDLDEDVLPMGVSIFVQAVREFLADAESFTS, encoded by the coding sequence ATGACGCATCCAGTAAGAGTTGCGGCGGAAAAAATTCATCCCTGGCTCATCGAAACCCGAAGAAAGATTCACATGAATCCGGAGATGGCCTTCGAGGAACACGAGACCTCGCGCCTTGTCGCCGAATCTATGGCCGAATGGGGTCTCGATGTGAAACCGGGCATTGCACAGACCGGTGTGGCGGGCCTGCTCGATACCGGGCGCCCCGGCCCCACTATCGGGATACGGGCCGACATGGATGCGCTTCCGGTTCAAGAAGAAAACGAAGTTCCATATAAGAGTAAAATCGATGGGAAAATGCACGCTTGTGGCCACGATGGGCACACGACAATGCTCCTGGGGGTGGCCCGCGTATTGGCAGAGAATCCGGCGCTACTCGACGGTGTGGGTGGTCGGGTTAAGTTCATCTTCCAGCCTGCCGAGGAGGGCCGGGCGGGTGGCCGCATGATGGTCGAGGAAGGGATTCTGGAGGATCCGAGAGTTGATCTTGTCCTGGCTGCGCACGTTTACCCCGAGATGCCGCTCGGGACGATAGGCACCCACGTTGGCCCGACAATGGGCTCGGGCGATAAATTTTTTATTACCCTGCGTGGCCTGAGTTCGCACGCGGCCTATCCGCAGAACTCGCGCGATCCGATTCTTGCGGCAGGTCATGTCATTACCGCACTACAGAGCGTTGTTAGCCGGAACGTCAATCCTTTCGATTCGGCGGTTGTATCCGTCACTCAGATGGAGGCGGGCGTTGCGATCAACATCGTTCCTGAGGAGGTCCAGCTTAGAGGCACAATTCGCACCATTACGCCTGAGGCGCGTGAGTTGGTCAAGGCCAGGGTGAGGGAGGTTGCCGTAGGAGTCGCCTCGGGCTTCGGGGTCGAGGCCGAAGTGGAAATTCAGGCGGGCTACCCCTCGCTCTCGAATCACGCTGGTGCGACGGCGCTAGTCGAAAAAGCCGGAGGGGAGATACTCGGCCCCGAAAACGTCCTGCCTGCGCCCTTGAGCCTGGGCTCGGAGGATTTTGCCTACATAGCCCAGCTTCGCCCGGCGGCCATGTTCCGTCTAGGGATTCGCAACGAGGAGCGCGGGATCGTCAACGGCCTTCATAATAATCACTTTGATCTGGATGAAGACGTGTTGCCGATGGGCGTGTCGATATTTGTTCAGGCCGTTCGGGAGTTTCTGGCTGACGCCGAAAGCTTCACGAGTTGA
- a CDS encoding SDR family oxidoreductase — translation MDANRFKGQSAFVTGSATGIGEACARKLAAGGAAVAICDFNEEGGRRVAEDIGNSGGQAVYIKADLTDWEQTQAAVVGFKDRHGRLDILVHSAGGFPKYVSLLDCPVDAWDAVVNSNLKSMFYLLKVAAPLMIEGGYGRFVSLSSMAARSGVNPNPPHYTAAKAGVLGLTRQAASELGPHGITVNAVAPANVLTPRTRSIRSQERIAHIEKTTPVGRLSEPDEIAEAVLFLCSPEASYVTGVTLDANGGATMV, via the coding sequence ATGGATGCGAATCGATTCAAGGGTCAAAGCGCGTTTGTCACTGGCTCCGCGACGGGGATCGGTGAGGCGTGTGCTCGAAAACTAGCGGCTGGTGGCGCGGCTGTTGCTATATGTGACTTTAATGAGGAGGGTGGTCGACGCGTCGCCGAGGACATCGGAAACTCGGGTGGGCAGGCCGTTTATATCAAGGCGGACCTGACCGACTGGGAGCAAACGCAGGCCGCGGTCGTGGGATTCAAGGACCGCCACGGTCGGCTCGACATCCTTGTTCATAGCGCAGGTGGATTTCCTAAGTACGTGAGTCTTCTCGATTGCCCTGTCGATGCTTGGGACGCCGTAGTGAACTCGAACCTTAAATCCATGTTTTATCTTCTTAAAGTAGCTGCGCCCCTCATGATCGAGGGTGGCTATGGCCGCTTTGTTTCGCTTTCGAGCATGGCCGCGCGAAGCGGGGTGAATCCCAATCCGCCGCATTATACGGCGGCCAAAGCTGGGGTGCTCGGCCTCACGCGTCAGGCGGCGAGTGAGCTTGGTCCCCACGGCATTACCGTCAACGCAGTCGCTCCCGCGAACGTCCTCACTCCGCGTACGAGGAGCATCCGCAGCCAAGAGCGCATTGCACACATCGAGAAGACCACGCCCGTGGGCAGGCTCTCTGAGCCCGATGAAATTGCCGAGGCGGTTCTTTTTCTGTGCAGCCCCGAGGCGAGCTACGTCACAGGTGTCACTCTTGACGCCAACGGCGGCGCAACGATGGTATAG
- a CDS encoding cyclase family protein yields the protein MARKIVDLSIPLQNAPMENNPTVIRYVNHTELGRSRTKAYKFPDTSYFPDHMHCATEDISSIATHSGTHLDSPYHYGPECEGKPSKTIDLVPLEWCFGDGVVLDFHDAERGHNITVDEVKAKVAALEGKGYKIKPMDIVLIRTDHTTKYLYTPDFEQTHPGVSVDATAYLCEELGIKVMGIDAWGFDIPTSKMVKLRLEGNSKDFFGSHFYGRSKEYIHAEKLTNLDKIPEFGFTVSMLPIKLERCSGGWIRAAAIIEE from the coding sequence ATGGCTCGTAAAATCGTGGACCTCAGCATCCCGCTCCAGAACGCTCCGATGGAGAACAACCCGACCGTAATTCGGTACGTCAACCACACCGAGCTCGGCCGCTCGCGCACGAAAGCCTATAAATTTCCCGACACCAGCTATTTTCCCGACCATATGCATTGCGCCACAGAGGACATCTCCTCGATCGCCACCCACAGCGGCACCCACCTCGACTCGCCCTACCACTACGGGCCCGAGTGCGAGGGCAAGCCGTCCAAGACCATCGACCTCGTGCCGCTCGAGTGGTGCTTCGGCGACGGCGTGGTGCTCGATTTCCACGACGCCGAGCGGGGCCACAACATCACCGTCGACGAGGTGAAGGCCAAGGTCGCGGCCCTGGAGGGCAAGGGCTACAAGATCAAGCCGATGGACATCGTGCTGATTCGCACTGACCACACCACGAAATACCTCTACACGCCCGACTTCGAGCAGACCCACCCCGGCGTGAGCGTCGATGCGACGGCCTATCTGTGCGAGGAGCTGGGCATCAAGGTGATGGGCATCGACGCCTGGGGCTTCGACATCCCGACAAGCAAGATGGTCAAGCTTCGCCTCGAGGGAAACTCCAAGGACTTTTTCGGCAGCCACTTCTATGGCCGCAGCAAGGAATACATTCACGCCGAGAAGCTCACGAACCTAGACAAGATTCCCGAATTCGGGTTCACCGTCTCGATGCTCCCGATCAAGCTCGAGCGCTGCAGCGGCGGCTGGATTCGCGCCGCGGCGATCATCGAGGAGTAG
- a CDS encoding aminotransferase class I/II-fold pyridoxal phosphate-dependent enzyme translates to GAFYAFPNIKNFGESSEEVAEYLLNEHAIATIAGSVFGAAGEGYIRLAYSCSKEDCERGVERLAGALEAKMKAGA, encoded by the coding sequence CGGGGCTTTTTATGCTTTCCCCAATATTAAAAACTTTGGCGAGAGTTCTGAGGAAGTGGCCGAGTATTTGTTGAATGAGCATGCCATTGCGACCATCGCGGGAAGCGTCTTCGGGGCGGCGGGTGAGGGCTATATCCGCCTCGCGTATTCTTGCTCTAAAGAGGATTGCGAGCGTGGCGTAGAGCGGCTGGCGGGAGCACTTGAGGCGAAGATGAAGGCCGGTGCTTAA
- a CDS encoding CbtB-domain containing protein, translated as MTHTISTLKRFVLTEDVAHRIAPALAAGLLGAVLIFSAGFAQSRMPSIIHDAAHDSRHALGFPCH; from the coding sequence ATGACGCATACGATTTCCACCCTGAAACGCTTTGTTCTGACCGAGGATGTGGCTCACCGTATCGCCCCGGCGCTCGCGGCCGGGCTGCTGGGCGCCGTGCTGATCTTCAGCGCGGGCTTTGCCCAGTCCCGGATGCCCTCGATCATTCACGACGCCGCGCACGACTCGCGCCACGCGCTCGGCTTCCCTTGCCACTAG
- a CDS encoding gamma-glutamylcyclotransferase, producing MTEIQGEERLKVVAWALSYPFERPLGSYVFDGTDDIPLTAYLSGHKISYSELISGREPVLAVGSNASPSQLRRKFDSYGLSGEIPVIKAVLSGFDTVYSAHIAGYGSIPATLVSSPGTEVELFVTFLNEGQLYAMDISEGAARENGNYERIRLGGVRLVLDSGEVLDEAFSYQSRKGALVLDGQSVALVAIIATGRKFPAMTQMRIQEIVRDKFAPGERLDDFIWENIGENGKAKRDKWNSWLKEGI from the coding sequence TTGACAGAAATTCAGGGCGAGGAGCGGCTCAAGGTAGTTGCCTGGGCGCTAAGCTATCCTTTCGAGCGCCCCTTGGGCTCCTATGTCTTTGACGGCACCGATGATATACCTCTAACTGCGTATTTAAGTGGTCACAAAATTTCTTATTCAGAGTTGATCTCCGGGCGCGAGCCGGTTCTTGCAGTTGGATCGAACGCCTCTCCCTCTCAGCTCAGAAGAAAATTCGATAGCTACGGCCTCTCCGGGGAGATTCCCGTTATCAAGGCGGTGCTCTCGGGCTTCGATACCGTTTATTCGGCGCATATTGCTGGCTACGGCTCGATTCCGGCGACGCTTGTGTCTTCACCAGGAACCGAGGTGGAGCTGTTCGTGACTTTTTTAAATGAAGGTCAGCTTTACGCCATGGACATCTCGGAGGGTGCGGCTAGAGAAAACGGAAACTATGAACGTATCCGTTTGGGGGGTGTTCGCCTTGTGCTGGATTCGGGCGAGGTGCTTGATGAGGCCTTCTCATATCAATCTAGAAAAGGGGCGCTGGTTTTAGACGGCCAGAGCGTGGCGCTAGTTGCCATAATCGCAACGGGCCGGAAATTTCCTGCGATGACGCAAATGCGGATTCAAGAAATAGTTCGCGATAAATTCGCTCCCGGCGAACGGCTCGATGATTTTATATGGGAGAACATCGGGGAAAACGGAAAAGCCAAGCGTGATAAATGGAATAGCTGGCTGAAAGAGGGGATCTAA
- a CDS encoding DMT family transporter, whose protein sequence is MVIDVAVLFALGAAFSYAVADMGMRYGLQHTTPFVGSAIGRTFSVTTLAALVLLSGATFPAWGAHYLWVVVAGVLNPGLFAICFMFGIMKIGVSRAAPIKGSSPIIASFLAIIFLDERPALLQLGGVFLVVCGIGLISSGKTEGKWRRIDALWPLAAAGFAGVGAIFWRKGIPAFPQPLAGALIGMTAAFFTVAIYVFFFKREQIIGSVKSAWRPFLLGGVAGALGNFFYASALQKGEVFRMISLIQISPLLTVLFALALLRKTEAITWRVPAGAVLTVGGAILVNMRL, encoded by the coding sequence TTGGTAATTGATGTAGCGGTGCTCTTCGCTTTGGGGGCGGCATTTTCCTATGCCGTTGCCGATATGGGGATGCGATATGGGCTTCAACACACAACACCGTTTGTCGGATCTGCCATTGGGCGAACCTTTTCGGTCACTACGCTCGCTGCATTGGTTCTTCTCTCCGGTGCGACGTTTCCGGCCTGGGGCGCTCATTATCTTTGGGTGGTCGTGGCCGGGGTGCTCAATCCAGGTTTGTTCGCCATTTGCTTCATGTTCGGGATAATGAAAATTGGCGTTTCGCGGGCCGCACCCATTAAGGGCTCCTCGCCGATCATTGCCTCTTTTTTGGCCATAATTTTTCTCGACGAGCGACCTGCTCTGTTACAACTTGGAGGTGTTTTTCTCGTCGTCTGTGGGATAGGTCTGATCTCATCGGGTAAAACCGAGGGTAAATGGCGGCGCATCGATGCACTCTGGCCCCTGGCGGCTGCCGGGTTCGCCGGGGTGGGGGCGATTTTCTGGCGCAAGGGCATTCCGGCATTTCCCCAGCCCCTTGCGGGCGCGTTGATAGGAATGACTGCAGCTTTTTTCACGGTGGCGATTTATGTCTTTTTCTTCAAACGAGAGCAAATTATTGGCAGCGTGAAGTCCGCTTGGCGCCCTTTTTTGTTAGGAGGTGTCGCGGGGGCACTCGGTAATTTTTTCTATGCGAGTGCCCTACAAAAGGGGGAAGTATTTCGGATGATATCGCTCATTCAAATATCCCCTCTCCTAACAGTTCTTTTCGCTCTGGCTCTTCTACGAAAGACGGAGGCGATTACGTGGCGAGTGCCCGCCGGAGCGGTTCTCACCGTGGGCGGGGCGATTTTAGTCAATATGCGCCTTTAG
- a CDS encoding ABC transporter permease, with the protein MEEPKSELPPLNLDEPNVIPPESLWVRMRPFYPFLLALMAWQTISFYMQTFTDNKLSPVMFPYLGDIVFRAWELVTGPLMRALNVPESTGFGEQIYALFFKNSLGLSENMKFLSRSPILLHTLSTAWRLPFSFCIAAFFGVSVGILMGRYAFWEGFFVPLLSVLLPIPALAWSPVAVIWFGNGQQTVILITAFASFLPICIAVWTGVKTINPVWVRAAQSMNADKMTIFRTVVLPGSLPMILSGLRIGLARAWRAGVGAEALAGIRWGLSAGIFDTSEYFDTAFMVVAIAVLGIFGYFLEKVFFQPIENRTLVKWGMMEKIGGQGKKV; encoded by the coding sequence ATGGAAGAACCAAAATCAGAGCTTCCCCCATTAAATTTAGATGAACCAAATGTCATTCCACCTGAATCTTTATGGGTGAGGATGAGGCCGTTTTATCCATTTTTGCTGGCGCTAATGGCTTGGCAGACCATTTCTTTTTACATGCAGACCTTCACGGATAATAAGTTGTCCCCCGTGATGTTCCCTTACCTCGGCGACATAGTGTTCCGGGCATGGGAGTTGGTCACAGGTCCGCTGATGAGAGCGCTGAATGTTCCAGAGAGCACTGGCTTTGGAGAGCAAATTTATGCTTTGTTTTTTAAAAATTCATTAGGCTTATCCGAGAATATGAAATTTCTTTCTCGCAGCCCCATTCTATTACATACCCTCTCCACGGCATGGCGACTTCCATTCTCTTTTTGTATTGCCGCATTCTTTGGGGTTTCCGTCGGGATCTTAATGGGGAGATATGCTTTCTGGGAGGGTTTTTTCGTTCCCCTCTTATCGGTGTTGCTCCCTATTCCAGCTCTTGCTTGGTCTCCCGTCGCTGTTATCTGGTTTGGAAATGGCCAGCAGACGGTTATCCTGATCACGGCATTTGCCTCGTTCCTGCCCATTTGTATCGCTGTGTGGACTGGCGTCAAAACAATTAATCCTGTCTGGGTTCGTGCGGCGCAATCTATGAATGCAGATAAGATGACCATTTTCCGCACGGTGGTGCTTCCCGGTTCTTTGCCTATGATTTTGAGTGGTTTGCGCATTGGCCTAGCTAGGGCATGGCGTGCGGGCGTGGGCGCAGAAGCTTTGGCTGGGATCAGGTGGGGTCTTTCGGCTGGCATATTCGATACCTCGGAATACTTCGACACGGCCTTTATGGTAGTGGCTATCGCGGTGCTTGGAATTTTTGGTTATTTTCTTGAAAAAGTTTTTTTTCAGCCAATCGAAAATCGAACCCTTGTTAAATGGGGTATGATGGAGAAGATAGGCGGGCAAGGCAAAAAAGTTTAA
- a CDS encoding AMP-binding protein, whose product METLIQLIDCAAREFPDTVALEGDVEGAGRISLTRTALVRRAAALAGRLVAAGVGPDDPVALLSPNRPEWAIGYFATLLAGGVLIPLDVNLRTGELSNILGRSGAVVLLTDGTKLEDARDLAMALSAPIQLFRIDEPVEADIHPLANWPGAKRSAGDLAVISFSSGTTGAPKGVMLTHGNIASNARATAAPFPCGEQDVFLSVLPLHHMLESTAGLLVPLIKGARVYYLASLNPRVMNEAMAREKISICLMVPALARLMHRRIMTAATEAGGLKTIVFKALFALSRAMLAIGLRLGSTFFPQVRERVAPSLRYFVSGGAALDPVIARDLLALGIEVIQGYGLTETSPVTHANRPGKGNRIGTVGPPIDGVEVKIAPAPGTAVGEGEILIKGPNVMKGYFGNPELTEEILQDGWFHTGDIGRVGRGGYLTICGRSKNVIVTESGKNIYPEEVEAELARSLMFSSTCVIGRKSPRGGEDVFAVVVLDTDAEIAGTEADREDVVWAELTRLSSELADYKRVSDFVIWPGEEMPRTTTLKIKREDVKAVLCEMPQYSYKDF is encoded by the coding sequence ATGGAAACCTTAATTCAGCTTATTGATTGTGCTGCCCGCGAGTTTCCGGACACCGTTGCTCTTGAGGGGGATGTCGAGGGGGCGGGGCGCATTAGTCTGACGAGGACGGCTCTTGTTCGCCGGGCGGCTGCATTGGCTGGCAGACTCGTCGCCGCAGGTGTGGGGCCAGACGATCCTGTAGCGCTTCTGTCGCCGAACCGGCCCGAGTGGGCGATAGGGTATTTCGCCACGCTTTTGGCTGGTGGGGTGCTCATTCCACTTGATGTGAATCTGAGAACAGGCGAGCTTTCAAATATTCTTGGGCGCTCGGGGGCTGTTGTACTTTTGACGGATGGCACAAAGCTTGAGGACGCGCGCGATCTGGCGATGGCTCTTTCCGCTCCAATTCAATTATTTAGGATTGACGAGCCCGTGGAGGCGGATATACATCCACTCGCTAATTGGCCGGGGGCCAAAAGGAGTGCTGGCGATTTGGCGGTGATCTCTTTTTCCTCGGGTACGACCGGCGCCCCCAAAGGGGTGATGCTCACCCATGGAAACATCGCCTCGAATGCCCGTGCTACAGCCGCGCCGTTTCCCTGTGGAGAGCAAGATGTTTTCCTCTCTGTTCTCCCTCTCCATCATATGCTTGAAAGCACGGCTGGCCTTCTCGTCCCGCTTATCAAGGGTGCGAGGGTTTATTATCTCGCTTCGTTAAATCCTCGAGTGATGAACGAGGCGATGGCGCGAGAGAAGATCTCGATCTGCCTGATGGTCCCAGCACTGGCGCGTTTGATGCACCGGCGCATCATGACTGCAGCCACCGAGGCTGGGGGCCTTAAAACTATCGTTTTTAAAGCGCTTTTTGCGCTTTCCCGGGCGATGCTTGCGATCGGGTTAAGATTGGGTAGCACCTTTTTCCCTCAGGTGCGTGAGCGGGTGGCCCCGAGCCTAAGGTATTTCGTGAGCGGCGGCGCGGCGCTCGACCCGGTCATAGCCCGCGATTTGCTCGCGCTTGGCATTGAGGTCATTCAAGGCTACGGATTGACCGAGACCTCGCCCGTTACCCACGCGAACCGGCCCGGCAAGGGTAATCGAATAGGCACGGTGGGGCCGCCAATTGATGGTGTCGAGGTGAAGATTGCTCCCGCCCCCGGAACCGCTGTTGGAGAAGGCGAGATTCTGATTAAAGGGCCAAACGTCATGAAGGGTTATTTCGGAAACCCCGAGTTGACCGAGGAGATTTTGCAGGATGGCTGGTTCCATACGGGGGATATCGGCCGCGTGGGACGGGGTGGCTACCTCACCATCTGTGGGCGCTCGAAGAACGTGATTGTCACCGAGTCGGGCAAGAATATCTATCCCGAGGAGGTTGAGGCGGAACTGGCTAGGAGCCTGATGTTCAGCTCGACCTGCGTCATTGGAAGGAAATCCCCGCGTGGCGGCGAGGATGTTTTTGCCGTTGTCGTGCTTGATACGGATGCCGAGATTGCGGGCACTGAGGCTGATCGAGAAGATGTTGTGTGGGCCGAACTCACTCGCCTCTCATCAGAGCTTGCGGACTACAAACGCGTTTCTGATTTCGTCATCTGGCCTGGCGAGGAGATGCCCCGGACGACAACCCTTAAAATCAAGCGCGAGGATGTAAAGGCTGTGCTTTGTGAAATGCCGCAATACAGTTACAAGGATTTTTGA
- a CDS encoding phosphomannose isomerase type II C-terminal cupin domain, whose product MPAGETDHRPWGHYTVLADEPDHKVKRITVEPGARLSLQRHAHRSEHWFAVSGEGVITRDDEDIHLTPGSAVDLPQGCWHRVRNEGTTPFVFIEVQRGSYFGEDDIERKEDDYGRA is encoded by the coding sequence ATGCCCGCCGGAGAAACCGACCATCGCCCCTGGGGCCACTACACCGTTCTCGCCGACGAGCCCGACCACAAGGTAAAGCGCATCACCGTCGAGCCCGGCGCGCGCCTCTCGCTCCAGCGCCACGCCCACCGCTCCGAGCACTGGTTCGCCGTCTCGGGCGAGGGCGTCATCACGCGCGACGACGAGGACATCCACCTCACCCCAGGCAGCGCCGTGGACCTTCCACAGGGTTGTTGGCACCGTGTTAGGAACGAGGGCACAACGCCATTTGTTTTCATCGAGGTTCAGCGTGGCAGCTACTTCGGCGAGGACGACATCGAGCGCAAGGAAGACGACTACGGAAGGGCGTGA